The genomic stretch ggagcgagatctaaccttatccccctctctatatggcaagctctcgcatgcaaggaactcacgtccacggttgccgttctcgtccgtcttacggatcgaccgcttcggaggctctcggcgtgggcgatcagggcatcttgtcaaaggcacgggtccatactgcggccatgaagaacgggaggtcgaagagaaactagacatcacccgcctgccggagaagggctgccgctggcggagaagaagaacaatggggcgcggggaaagaaaggggaagcaatggcacgtgcacgggcgcggggctggctcgggctcccattttgcaacggtcacctgggtaagctgtgggttcgacgcactaacgtggacaagttgtgggtcccacgatgatctggataagtgaagacgtgtccactgcggggcaccaacagcggccccacttgccagcaccaaccaacgtcaactaaatgggattccttccgtccgagctccttctgcgggtttcagacaaggtcttggggaaactgaggaaaaattaaggggctggggaaaactgagcacaactaaggagccaggggcacgaaaatagaaatccctagaaaaAATAATTAGGGCCCCTTTGGTTCATAGGATTTGTGTAGGATTTGAATTCTATAGGAAAATTTCCTACatcagttgtttgattcatagaaacATATCCTATGAAAACTAATCCAATAGAAATTTTGTAGTGTAAACCCTATAGAAAACACACTCTATGTTCCCATAGGAATCCTtcgctacaatcaaacacactccATCTTACCATAGGATTTAAGTATGcatgacatctcaatcctatgATTTTCCTACCATATGAATCAAAAAATCCCTATACCACTAGACGATTTTATGCTCGCTCCTCCTGCTCCTTTATGTGACACCTGTCCTAAATGCAGTGAGAAAAAAATATCCCACCTTATCTCCTTGTCTCTTTTTTCTGGGTTCTCCTCACTCTTATCGCTCATTTTCCCTTCCTCTTCCCCTTCTTCCTCACTGGACAGGGTGTAGATTTCTCTGGCACCTAGCTCCGCCATGGTTCCTATCACACCCACCTCCGTTGTGGTTCCTTCGGCACCCATGCTCCGCCGTTCCTCTCTAGCCTAACATGTCATCGCCTCGTTGCCATTTTGTTGTCGCCATCTCAAATCTTCCAAATCTCTCACGCGGGTGCTCGATGATGGCGACGACAAGGGGCAGTCGGTGCCGCTCCTAGTACTGCGGGTGACGGTGTTGCAGAGTTCAGGGCCCACCCACGCTGCAGAGGTGTAACGACCCAGAAAAACCCTAGGAATATATTTTCTCAATTTCTTATTTTTCCGCGTCGTTCTGGCGTCGTCATCATGCATACATCATATCCATGCTTTTGCAAAATATAATTATgttcaaataaataaaaaattcaaATGTTCTCAATCTAGTTTTTGTAAtccaaggattttttttttggaaaacccTAACCTATTCAAACCCTAGGCCCCTTTTCTTTCATGGCATGCTCCCTCTCTATTATGGCGGCTCAAGATCCACAGCCCAGCACGGCCCCGTAGTCTCTCCCTCCGGCCCAGCCCGGTACCCCTACGGTATCCCTcccctcctcttttcttttcctccttcTGTCGTCCTCCTCCATGGAAAGAGAGCATGCAAAGGGTGTGGCGATGGTCCTCACCTCCAACCATCACGCACACGCTCTCTTTGTGATGCCCCAaggccggtaccatgaggattccaacgATCTCGTCGAGATCCACACGGTAACGACTAGGAGATGCCCACCAACACCTCGTGCACGTCAAAACATGCACGCGATGCCGGTGGAATCGGTCACCAGTAGTTacattacaatatgtttataatagagcccacaagaaacatatatattacaacaatgactccaacgagtcaagaatacaaacatacaatacaaagatccaagtcacaaataaagaaaataaagcgtccgagtacggacaagatataaaattggactaagagtcccgaagataaacgatggcatccataaccctgagcaggccaagccggaaggataTCCTTGCTAACGTCATCGATCTCAAACTTGTCCAAAAGAATTGGGCcagcggttgccgacaaaagggggagaAAAGCACAGCGTAAGTACCAAGAAACAAACTCCAACATGTACTAAGCGAGACTAGAACGGTTGTGCTCGTTGGGGTCAGTGAGGTCAGAGGAGGAAGGACGGCGCAGAAAACGACGAGTTTTCCCGCCAGGGATGGAGAAGAAACGGCGAGCTTCCACTTGATTGAGGGCCTCCCGCTTAGATTCCTTGCACGAGGAGGACCAGTGCGACGAGGCGGTTCTCCATAGCTCAACGACGGGGAGTGAGGTGGTCGGTAGCATCGCCGAGGCGGAACTTCTGCGGTGGTTGCGTCCAATGGTGTTCACATAGAAAGAAGAAGGGGAGCGGGAGAGATGGCGGTGCGTGGAAGGGAAGTGGTCTAGGGTTTCCAGGGCTCGGATCGAATTTAAGGGATGGGAAAATTGGAGGAGAGAGGCGTGGGTGTGGTGGTTGGAGGTGAGAACCATCGTCACGCCCTTTgcatgctctctctctctctctctctccatggaGGAAGACGACATAAGGAGGAAAAGAAAATAGGAGGGGAGAGAGGGCGAAGGGGTACCAGGCTGGGCCGGAAGGAGAGGCTGTGGTGTTGTGCTGGGCTGGGAATCTTGGGCCGCCAAATTAGAGAGGGAGCAGGCCATGAAAGAAAAGGGGCCTAGGGTTAGAAATTATGTTAGGGTTTTCAAAAGCATTATTTATTTTTCCTTTGATTGGAAAAACtagtttgaaaatatttgaaaaataattttattttaacataattttattttgttaaaagcATGGATGTAATGTATGCATGATGAGTAAAAAATAGACAATTCAATGTAGAATCGTTGATCTAATACTAAGTATATAGATATATTCGAATCTAGATAAATTCTTGACATCTTTTATAGAGAGGGTAGAGGGTATGTATTTTATTTGTCGATTAAAAAAGTAGCAGTACTACTATTTTATTTCTCAATCCAAGCTTGGCCTTTTTCTCCTAAAACTTTTGCAACCACAAATCGACCGGACACGGGACACCGAGTCACTGACAGACGCTTCAAACTCGCAGCACCCATAGCTCTCCGGTCTCCGCCCACATCGCCGCCGCGTGGGCTCCGGCCACTCCCCTGCTCCGTCGGACGCTATGACGGCGAATCAGCAGGCGGGCGAAGCCCTGGCGGCCCACATCTCCGGCTTGACCCGCCCCGATATGTACGACCTGATGTCCCAGACGAAGGTGCGCTTCCCCCAATCCCCAAACCCTACACGGTCGATTCCTCCCCTGCTGGTTTTCTCTCCATGTTCTCACCGTTTTACCTCTTCCCGCAGGCCATGATCGAGCACGACCAGGAGAGGGCGCGCCGAATGCTCGTCGAGAACCCAGAAGTCACCCGCGCGCTTTTCCGGGtgagttctagggtttgtgcgggGGTTCTGGAGAGGTTTTCTGGTACAAAATTTGGTCTTTGTATGCAAGATTGAAATAGAACTTCATGTTTACTACAAATGGTAATAGCTAAACAGATTAAGCGGGGCTCTTGTAGTGCTGGCTCCCCCAGGTTGAAGCCTGGATGAGGTCTGCACAGGGTGGAATTGAGATAACATTTATGTGGCAAAATCTTTCTCGGTTGCTATTTACACGAGTCAGATGAAAAAACTAGTCATAAGACTTGGTGTGTGGCGTGTTAATGTTGGTCGTATTGCTGCAAATCGCGTCTTCACATATGTGCTTGTTTTAGCCAACTTCTCTAAAAGACTAAAACTGAACCCACTAGTTGTTCTACTACCACTGTTTCCTATTGGTTTGTTCAATTgtttgtaaacattataatataTGCATGTTTTATGTTTCTGTTCTTGTTGTCCCTGCAAAACTTCCCTGCTATCTTCCTGTTAATATAGGATTCTTTGTGTTACTGATGATTTCTCTAATGAAATCGGGGGAAACCcttaattcaaaaaaaaaaaatataggatTCTTTGGCTGCCTACATATGTGAATTTAATTTACTGCTTCCAAGTTTCAATTGGATTGTGCTGCGAGCAATATATGATTGGTTATATGTGTTTGTTGGGATAAGGTTTCTTACATTTCTTTTCATACAGGCCCAAGTAGTTCTCGGAATGGTGAAAACACCTAAAGCTGTATGTAACATAAGATCTTGGACTTCTCTTCACATTTAATATTTGGATTGTTAATAATGAAATTGAACTATTTTGTCATCAATTGCGTTCTTACTCTTCCACAGGAAAAACCTTCAGACATGGCACAACCAACAGTTGCTCAGATAACTCCTCCTGCACCCGTTAAAGCTACAGTGAAAGATCATGTTAACATGTCCCAAACCCAGTTACCTACCAATCACAAGAATTTGCAACCTTCTGGCCCTTTTCCACCTGGGACTTCAAATCTGACAACATCTTTGGACCTTCCTCCTATGCCAGCAAACCCAGCACAAGCAAAAGGATAccctatcaatcatatgatttctGCATCAGCACCCCAGTCATCTCACCATCCAAATGTTACCATGCCTCCTCATGCTCCTCCACAGTATTCAAATGTGCCTTCCCATATGCCGATCGTTCATAGTCAGCCGCAACAACCTCTGCAAAATCCTGGAATGTTTAACCAGCAACTACAGCCACCGTTGCCCCAGTTGCCTAGGCCACCTTCCATGCAGGCCTATACACATCAGATGCATCAGCAAGTACCTAATTCATTTGgtcagcacatgctgcaacaaccAATGTATCATGTAAGGTTCTACACTTAATCTGCATGATCATGATAACTAAAAAGTACGCTGTACAATTAACAATGGTATCTTGATTTATTTTTTTCCAGCCAGGTGGGAATCCACAAAATTCTTATTATACAGGTCAACAACAATTAACAAACCAGCCACCACCGTTGCCTAACCAGCCACCGCCACAGCTATACCAGGTGTGTTTTTCTTGTCATCTGGAAGATATGATTAATTGCTTCAGCTGTAGTACAGTTGACCTGTATCCCTTGCCCTGCATAAAGAAAATTCAAGCATAATCCCAATTGTTTCTGCATTTGTGCTGCATTTTTCTTTGCAAAGTGATGTAGGATGTAGGAACTGCATTGACGAAGTGCTCTTTATATGCTACCATCTCAGGAGTTTTAGGCTTCGAAGAACCATGCACCAGTGAATAACTGTTAACTAACCTTTTGCTATCTTGATGTAGTAGTGTTTATTGCTGTTGACTATCTGCATCAAATGACATGATCAGCATTTTTCTTCCGTTGAATGAAGTAACATGTAAATTACTTATATTATCTTAAATCCAATAAACTATTACTGTTTACATGTCGTGGCCTAACATAACAGTTAGCACTGTCATCTACATGTTTAGCTTTGGCTAGGTTCTACAACTTTTCCTTAATCTGAatttcttattagcatttatcatTTTCTGAAAAAATCAGTGCACATGCAGCTACTAATTTTTCATAGGTTAGCGCTGCAAATTCTTTACTGCTATATCATAATTTGAGTACACATTTTGCAGTTTTCTATAACAATATGGCAATATGCAATAGCAGTTCTTTAAGAATGGCTGTCATATGAAATGCTTGAGAAATATGTCGTACTGCTCTCCTTTTCAATATTTGATACTTTTGGTCAGGTTATTTCTTGGACAAGTCAGAGAATGGAAGTGTCAAATATAGCATGTTTATGGCGTCTTATTTTCTTAGCAAGGACCTGGATCTCCTAGTCATTCTTGTTAAGACCTTACTAAAATTGGTGGCTCATGTATAATATTGGAGCAATGCCATATTAAGCATATCTTCAACATTATGTCTTACAGAATTTTCCTTAAAACCTGTCATTCCATATTTTCTTTTGAAGATTGAAGAGAAAAATCTTACCAAGTCAGCTTCATTCATCAGTAGTTTTTTTCTTGAGTTTTGTGAAGTTTTCGAGAAAATGTTTCATTATATTGACATCAGTGACATGAGCTAGTATCTTGCAGCAAATCAGAGACTTATGGATTACCAACCTATTGCTAACTTTCAACATTTTGTAAAACCTAGGACATGATCTAAGCAAACCACACACCACTTCTTGGATAGCTTATTGTTGTATGCTAGATTCTCATACCACACGCCACTTCTTGGATAGCTTTGTTGTCGTATGCAGATTGTAAGAGTGCCATCTTCTGTCCAATATGTGTTTATTGTAAACACAACAATTAAATCCACTGCATATAACTcctgtagttttttttttcagcAGGGACAGGCCAATTCACATGTTAACTCACACTACAATTCTCAAAGTATGCAAGTCGATAGATCAGCTCCATGGGGACGTGGCAACCAAGAAGCATCGTCAGCTGCCTCCCATTTCCCTGGACAATTCCCAGGTCTACCTGGACAGATGGCCCAGGGGATTGGTACCGCCCAGACGGGTCGCCCAGAAGCACCTGTAAGTGTCTGTAACTGCATCTTAGAACACTTATTCGTGTGTGCTATGTTTTAGTCTTTTTCCCCCAAAATGAACCGTTCACATAACACTTCTGTTTGAACAGTTGACAGCTGACATGGAAAAGATGCTAGTACAGCAAGTCTTGAGCATGTCGCCAGAACAGATCAATATGCTGCCTCCGGAACAACGGCAGCAGGTGCTTCAACTACGAGACATGCTACGGCAATGATGTACACGAGGAGCAGCTGGCCGAGTAGAAGAATCACAGTTTGATGGAGCCATTCGGATCATTTGAGTGCTCCATGCCAGGCGCCCAGATTTTGCTGTTGCCGTGACCCATTTTAGCCTTTGTTCAGCTGATTGACATCCTTGGTAGTCTGCTGCTTGCCTAGCAAATATGATTGTAGAATGCTAGTCCATTCTGTTATTTACAGGCAGTTGTTTGGACCATATATCCTGGTTGACAAATGAAGCGGCATGTTTTGGTATTCCTTTGCTATCCCAATTGTATGCCATGTTATGGTTTAATTATGGCCCTTGTCTGATGAGACTTGACTATGATTGTAGAATGCTAGTCCATTCCGTTATTTACAGGCAGTTGTTTGAACCATATATCTTGGTTGATGAATGAAGCGACATATTTTGTTATTCTTTTGTTATCACAATTGTATGACGTGTTATGGTTGAATTctgtctaatttttttttgtttcttgccTTTCATTTTTGTTGTTGGCCTACCGTTTGTTGTAAGAGAACTAGCAAAACCGACATTATTTATCTGGAATTTGTATCCATGTTGGAATTTTCAAAACTTCAAATCCAGCAAATTGTTACCTTCCTGCCAGCCAGTAGATTGTCACCCAGCGACAGCACGTCCGTGCAGCCTCATGCATGCACCCAGCGCCATGGCCTCTTGTTTGACACCTCTCTTTGACCATCCTTTAAGCCAGTGTCTTGGTTGTTCAAACTTTCAACCCTTTCTTGCCTTCCTGCCTCCTCTTCTCCATCTTTTGTCTCCCTCTTCCCTCCGCTTCctccaaaccctaaactctaccACTGTACAATCAGACATGGAGAAGAAGGATGATCAATGACACAATGTCGCGGGTTTCTAACAACGACAATGCACAATAGCACATTCTCCTGGTTGGGGAGGCGATTGACAGCAAGTAGGTTCCTAATGTTGGAGAATGAGATGTTGGGTTTGAGGAGAGGCGCGCGAGCAAGGGCGTAGAGGTTTTGCTTAGGATGTAATAATATCGTATTGGATTTTTTTTGTTACCATATCCACTAAATATATTTGTTGTTGGATTCGGAGTGGAGCAGATAATAATTGGTTGCGGATTCAAATATGGATGTAGCATATTGCGGGTTTGGAATGGAAACAAAGCATACTCGAGGGCAGAAATAAAATTAACCGAATAAATGCAACATAATTAAATCAGAAAACCATACCACCAAAAGTAATTGATATAACGAGTTTAGCAAAACACTCACAAAATAAATACCGGTAACACCACATGATGAATAAATATAGGAAACGGGTGACCACATGAACAAAATACGTCCATATGATGCAATAATGCAAATACTACCATCCACACATGCTTCAATAGCCAACGATCTAACAAAGTTATACTCCATAGGCAATATAATAACTATCTAAATGAGTTGTTCTTTAGCAGACGAACTCGATGGATTAGCTTAAACTTTTTGATCGAAAATCGGACTTATTCGATTTAAAACTGTTGAATAGTCGTAACTAATGTGAGGACACTCCATATACATATGCTACTTCCTCTGCTAATACAAATAattcgcaaaaaaatccaaatcaGTTATCGTGGTTTTAGACAAAATGTTGGCTAAATCTATCTAGATTCATCGAACATGCGACAACTAATTTGGACTAGAGGTATTAGTATTTGACATATAACATAATATCTTAGTACCTCGGGTGTCGGTTAAGAACTGGATTTTTTTATCTTTCAGATTTCTTGAAATCAGATATTGATTCTTTATAATGGATTCGAGGGCCGAAATTATCATATCCATATCAGACTATATCTAAATCCGGACTACATTGAAGAGCTAGGGTCTTGAAAGAAAATGCCAAATCATCACGGCTGTCTCTGTCTCACCTGTGAGCTGTGCTTGCGAAATCAGATAATCAACGTGGTTTTTCAGGTTACGAATCAGCGTGTTTTGTTTCGTTTTGTAGAGAAGAAGACAAGTGTAGTCCTCCGTGGCGTCGCCTCCCTCCATCACGCTGTACTCTGGCCAATCAGCTCCTGCCTCTCTTCCGCCGGGAACAAACAAAAATCCTACGCGGACCCATCCAAGAACAGGCGTCTCCGGCGACAGGAGTGTGTACGTACGGACCAACCAAGGCGAGGTGGACGGCGGCGCACGGGAAGGATCGCGTTGGAGTCCTCCGATCCGGCAAGCCGTGCCGGAATCTGATGGCGGGAGTGGGAGGGGAGCAGGCGCTGTCGGCGGACAACGTGAGGGGGATAGTGCTGGCGCTCATCTCCAGCGGCTTCATCGGGGGCAGCTTCATCATCAAGAAGAAgggcctccgccgcgccgccgccgcctccggcatCGGCGCAGGTCCGTCAGTCCTCCCGCGCTTCCTATCGTCAcgccatttcttttcttttcttcagaGTTTATAATCCTCAAAAGAATGACCTCTCTTTCTTCCTTGTTTCGCTTCGTGTGCAGGGGTTGGTGG from Lolium rigidum isolate FL_2022 chromosome 4, APGP_CSIRO_Lrig_0.1, whole genome shotgun sequence encodes the following:
- the LOC124706818 gene encoding trithorax group protein osa isoform X1 produces the protein MTANQQAGEALAAHISGLTRPDMYDLMSQTKAMIEHDQERARRMLVENPEVTRALFRAQVVLGMVKTPKAEKPSDMAQPTVAQITPPAPVKATVKDHVNMSQTQLPTNHKNLQPSGPFPPGTSNLTTSLDLPPMPANPAQAKGYPINHMISASAPQSSHHPNVTMPPHAPPQYSNVPSHMPIVHSQPQQPLQNPGMFNQQLQPPLPQLPRPPSMQAYTHQMHQQVPNSFGQHMLQQPMYHPGGNPQNSYYTGQQQLTNQPPPLPNQPPPQLYQQGQANSHVNSHYNSQSMQVDRSAPWGRGNQEASSAASHFPGQFPGLPGQMAQGIGTAQTGRPEAPLTADMEKMLVQQVLSMSPEQINMLPPEQRQQVLQLRDMLRQ
- the LOC124706818 gene encoding cleavage stimulating factor 64 isoform X2, producing MTANQQAGEALAAHISGLTRPDMYDLMSQTKAMIEHDQERARRMLVENPEVTRALFRAQVVLGMVKTPKAEKPSDMAQPTVAQITPPAPVKATVKDHVNMSQTQLPTNHKNLQPSGPFPPGTSNLTTSLDLPPMPANPAQAKGYPINHMISASAPQSSHHPNVTMPPHAPPQYSNVPSHMPIVHSQPQQPLQNPGMFNQQLQPPLPQLPRPPSMQAYTHQMHQQVPNSFGQHMLQQPMYHPGGNPQNSYYTGQQQLTNQPPPLPNQPPPQLYQGQANSHVNSHYNSQSMQVDRSAPWGRGNQEASSAASHFPGQFPGLPGQMAQGIGTAQTGRPEAPLTADMEKMLVQQVLSMSPEQINMLPPEQRQQVLQLRDMLRQ